Proteins encoded by one window of Vicinamibacterales bacterium:
- a CDS encoding YciI family protein: MKYLCLIYDEEAKLAAMSKSDGEALMKEYFAFTNDLRGSGQYLGGNDLQPTRNATTVRVRSGRTSTTDGPFAETKEQLGGYYLIEAKDLNEAIQIAARIPSAKLGSIEVRPIQEHNI; this comes from the coding sequence ATGAAGTATCTGTGCCTTATTTACGACGAGGAAGCGAAGCTGGCGGCGATGTCGAAGTCGGACGGTGAAGCGCTCATGAAGGAGTACTTCGCGTTCACGAATGACCTGCGCGGCAGCGGGCAGTACCTCGGCGGCAACGATCTGCAGCCGACCCGCAATGCGACGACCGTCCGTGTCCGCAGTGGACGCACGTCGACGACCGACGGCCCGTTTGCCGAAACGAAGGAGCAGCTCGGCGGCTATTACCTGATCGAAGCCAAGGACCTGAACGAGGCCATCCAGATCGCCGCGCGCATTCCGTCGGCGAAGCTCGGATCGATCGAAGTGCGCCCGATCCAAGAGCACAATATCTAA
- a CDS encoding DUF1697 domain-containing protein, producing the protein MTWYVAFLRGINVGGNKMVAMAELREMLTAMGFADAKTLLQSGNAVFRAAATPTASLEARLEAEAKKRLGVTCDFHVRTVGELRAAIDGNPLKAEAKKDPSRMLLILYKQPLGHAVVDAAQAAITGPEVIRCDGRHLYMYFPDGQGNSKASVIVSRILKVHGTGRNWNTVLKLAALTTGT; encoded by the coding sequence ATGACCTGGTACGTCGCGTTCCTCCGAGGCATCAACGTGGGCGGCAACAAGATGGTCGCGATGGCGGAGCTGCGCGAGATGCTGACGGCGATGGGCTTCGCCGACGCCAAGACGCTGCTGCAGAGCGGCAACGCGGTGTTTCGCGCCGCCGCGACGCCGACCGCCTCGCTCGAAGCGCGGCTCGAGGCGGAAGCGAAGAAGCGTCTGGGCGTGACCTGCGACTTTCACGTCCGTACGGTCGGCGAACTGCGAGCGGCCATCGACGGCAATCCGTTGAAGGCCGAAGCGAAAAAGGATCCGAGCCGCATGCTCCTGATCCTCTACAAGCAACCGCTCGGCCACGCCGTCGTCGACGCAGCGCAGGCGGCGATCACCGGTCCGGAGGTCATCCGCTGCGACGGTCGACATCTCTATATGTACTTCCCGGACGGCCAGGGGAACTCGAAGGCCAGCGTGATCGTGAGCAGGATCCTGAAGGTGCACGGCACCGGCCGCAACTGGAACACCGTCCTCAAACTCGCGGCGCTGACGACCGGGACGTAG
- a CDS encoding YdeI/OmpD-associated family protein — MPTPTKITYFKTPADLRKWFKANHLKAEELWVGFYKKDSGHASITWPESVDEALCAGWIDGIRKSIDEHRYTIRFTPRRATSIWSAVNIRRISELATERRVLPAGDKAFAARRENRSGIYAYEQRRDRLEEPYASMLKKCRQAWTFFEAQPPGYRKIMGWYVMSAKREATRLARLQTLIAACEEGKRLR; from the coding sequence GTGCCGACGCCGACCAAGATCACGTATTTCAAGACTCCGGCGGACCTGCGCAAGTGGTTCAAGGCGAACCACCTGAAAGCGGAGGAGCTGTGGGTCGGGTTCTATAAGAAGGACTCCGGCCACGCGAGCATCACCTGGCCGGAATCGGTGGACGAAGCGTTGTGCGCCGGATGGATCGACGGCATCCGCAAGTCGATCGACGAGCACCGCTACACGATCCGCTTTACGCCGCGGCGCGCCACCAGCATCTGGAGCGCGGTGAACATCAGGCGGATCAGTGAGCTGGCTACCGAGAGGCGCGTGCTTCCCGCCGGCGACAAGGCGTTCGCGGCCCGGCGCGAGAACAGGTCCGGCATCTACGCCTACGAGCAGCGGCGCGATCGGCTTGAAGAGCCATACGCGTCGATGCTGAAGAAGTGCAGGCAGGCGTGGACGTTTTTCGAGGCGCAGCCGCCTGGCTACCGCAAGATCATGGGGTGGTATGTGATGAGCGCGAAGCGCGAAGCGACGCGGCTCGCGAGACTGCAGACGCTGATCGCGGCCTGCGAAGAAGGGAAGCGCCTGCGATGA